A region from the Brassica napus cultivar Da-Ae chromosome C8, Da-Ae, whole genome shotgun sequence genome encodes:
- the LOC106412074 gene encoding probable sucrose-phosphatase 3a: MDRLDGPPRLLLVTDLDCTLVDHDDPENTDLLRFNALWEAHYRHDSLLVYCTGRSMRSYLSLRNKKPLLTPDIAITSVGSEIAHGGESMVSDDVWEARLGEMWSREIVLEETSKFPQLEPQPDKSQEQHKVSFFVGREHALEIMKVLPGRLLERGVDVKLVYSNDYAFDVLPKGSGKGGALTYLLEKLESEGKQPTNILVCGDSGNDAELFNVPQAYGVMVSNSHKELLQWHEENAKDNPKIILASERCGAGMIEALQRFNLGPNVSPRDGLDTENFHVEVLDPANEVVQFYLLYDKWRCGEVEKSDKYLEKLKSLSSPLGMFVHPSGVEKTIHEWIDDLVNLHGEGKEEKFRIWLDRVSTSLISPETWIVKFDKHELSDGKVRSCSTRVLLSCQEEKEKLTWMHIQQSWLDGSCSDDQDKWIF, encoded by the exons ATGGATAGGCTTGATGGTCCACCACGCCTCTTACTAGTCACTGATCTTGATTGCACTTTG GTTGATCACGATGACCCTGAGAACACCGATCTGCTTAGATTCAACGCGCTGTGGGAAGCTCATTACCGCCATGATTCGCTCCTTGTTTACTGCACCGGAAGGTCTATGCGTTCTTACTTGAGTTTAAGGAACAAGAAGCCACTGTTGACTCCGGACATCGCCATAACCTCTGTCGGTTCTGAGATTGCGCACGGCGGAGAATCTATGGTGTCGGATGATGTCTGGGAGGCTCGTTTGGGTGAAATGTGGAGCAGAGAGATTGTTCTCGAGGAAACTTCTAAGTTCCCTCAACTTGAACCGCAG CCAGATAAGAGCCAAGAGCAGCACAAAGTGAGTTTCTTTGTGGGAAGAGAACATGCTTTGGAAATAATGAAGGTTCTTCCAGGGAGATTATTGGAGCGTGGG GTGGATGTGAAGCTGGTCTATAGCAACGACTATGCTTTCGATGTTTTACCAAAAGGATCTGGCAAAGGAGGTGCTCTGACTTATCTACTTGAAAAGCTGGAGAGTGAAGGGAAGCAGCCTACTAACATACTTGTTTGTGGTGACTCTGGAAACGACGCTGAGCTCTTCAATGTTCCTCAAGCATATGGTGTAATG GTTAGCAATTCGCACAAAGAACTATTGCAATGGCATGAAGAGAATGCAAAGGATAACCCAAAAATAATCCTTGCGTCCGAGAGATGTGGAGCTGGGATGATAGAAGCCTTACAAAGGTTTAATCTGGGACCAAACGTCTCTCCAAGAGATGGTTTGGATACTGAGAACTTCCACGTGGAAGTTTTGGATCCTGCTAATGAGGTCGTTCAGTTTTATTTGCTTTACGACAAATGGCGATGTGGAGAGGTGGAGAAGTCTGATAAGTACTTGGAGAAATTGAAATCGCTCTCT AGTCCACTTGGTATGTTTGTTCATCCGTCTGGAGTTGAGAAGACTATACACGAGTGGATAGATGATTTGGTTAATTTACATGGGGAAGGGAAGGAAGAGAAGTTTCGCATTTGGTTGGATAGAGTTTCGACTTCTCTTATCAGCCCAGAAACATGGATTGTAAAATTTGACAAGCATGAGTTATCTG ATGGAAAAGTGCGGTCGTGTTCGACAAGAGTCTTACTAAGTTGTCAG gaggaaaagGAAAAGCTGACGTGGATGCACATCCAACAATCATGGTTAGATGGTTCCTGTTCAGATGATCAAGACAAATGGATATTCTGA